The genomic window CTCGTTTGGTCGACGGACGCAGGTCGCAGAATGCACGACTCGGAGAGTCATGCTACGGCTAGTCACGACTCGGAGAGTCATGCTACGTGGTCGCTGCTTATTCCTGATTTCTGCGAACCAGGTCGATGATCCGGCTGGGGTTCGGCAACCGCTTGGCAACGACTTCCAAATCGTCTTGCCCGCTGCTGGAAATGCCAATTCCGCCGACGTTTAACAACCGTTGCAAGAAGGATTGGTCGAGCTGGATGTTGCGGACGTCGTCGTGTTGGACTTCCGACGTTTCTCGGCTGATCAGCCCGCGTTGATAGATGGTGCGGTCATCGGTTACCGTCAAAGTCGTAAACCGGGTGTCGGTCCACCAGTACGCCACGACACCTGCGACAACGACCAAAGCGGCCAGGCAGACGATCGTTAGCAAAGTGGCCTGGCCGATCAATGCGGCTCCGCCAATGTCATAGCCCACCCAAGGCAGCAGCAAGCCGGCGACCGCGGCGGTCAACGCCACCGCCAGGGCCAGGCTAGCCAGCGGCCGGGCGCGAAACACCACCGGATGCACCTTCGCCAACACCCGTTCGTCGGGTGCGCCGGCAAGCTGTTTCTCGTCGGGCGCACGCTTGACTTCACGAACTGAATTTACCGTTGCGGTAGGCATCTGCATCTCAAACGGCTTCTCACAAGATGGGCAAACCACAGGGCCGTCCAGATGTTCGATGGTGGTGTCAACTTCGTGGTGGCAATACGGGCAGTGAGCTGTCAGGACTTGCATGACGAAGTGACTCCGAAAAAAGGAACGGATTGGAGGAATGGGGTGAACACGGACGAACCGTTGGCGATGCGGCGAAACCGACCAAGCCGATCGCTACCAGACCAGGCAATTGGAGGCCCCGCAACGCGTAAGCGAGCAACCGCCGCGTCGGCCAATCCAACTGGCGACGCAAACACCGTGCCAGCAGCGTCATTTGACTTGTTTGCCCTGCTCGGAGCGACAACCGGACGCTGCCAGGCGAGTCGTCTCGGGAAAAGCATGTGACTGGGTTATCCACCAACAGATAGTTGGCTTGGCATACGGATTGCGGTTTGTTCTAGCGTTGACCTGCCTTGCGTAGACCGGTCAATCATTCACCCTGCGATGACGAAGGATCCGATGATGAACGATAAGTCAGATGAAGGCAAAAACACCAAATCTTCCCAAACACCAGCTAATCCGCAGATCGGCGAGCAGCTCGATGCCCTGGCGGATTTGTGTTTCCAAAAACTTAACGGCGACGAATCGGAGTTGGATCGCCGTAGCGAACCTCTGCTGAAGTCGTTGCTGATGAGCGGTTATGTGCGGCAGCATGGACAGAACATTACGGCGTCTATTGAGACCCGGGTGAAGAAGAAGTACCGTGAGCAGGCCATGCACCGCGGCGGCGCGTTGTCGAGCATCACCGAAGGATTGCAGCAGCAGTTTGATCATCTGGTGAAGTGGGAATCACAGCAACCTCGTCAAGAAACGCCGTCCAAGCCCGCCAATATCAGTTCGGCCACCGACGCCTGATGGCTCGCGGAGTCGAACGGACACGGCGTGTGAATGGGCGATGCGTCGGGAACCGGTCGCCGGCGCGATGCGGTTGATCGGAACGGGGAAACCACATGCTGATTTCCTTGCGGGTAAGAAAATGCTAGGCTGGGGACCTGATCTCTGCTTCCCTGTTTAGCTTTTCTTTTGGAGACGCGTCGAGCGATGACCGACCAAGCCCAACAATCCGCGCCAGCCCCGACGTCCGCGGAATCCCAGCAAGACACCGGCACGATGCGGAAGTATCTCGACCGCGCCATGGTGGTGCTGGACAAATTCGGTATTTCCAGTGAAGAAGAGGCGTCTTCGGAATTGATCAGCCTGCTCGAAGGCGTCAAGCACGTTGACGAGCCCAAGGTGCTGGCGATCGCGGAAGTGATCAAACACATGAGCACCTTCAATCGCTTGGTGCGCGAGAACGTGGAGAATATCCAGGTCGGCAACCGCTACATGGAAATCACGCAGCTGTTCGACAGCGTGCGCGAAGATAGCAAGATGCTGATCGCGCAGTTGGACGATGGTAAAATTTCGGGTACCGAAAAGTTCCAAAACTGGTGGATGAAGATCCGTCGCGGTACTCCCGCCGATCGCTTTGAGAAAATTAAAGATGTGTACGTCGATGTGTCCAAGGACACCAAGGCGGCACTGGCCAGTGAAGATGCCATCATGGAGGGCTATATCGACTTCCGTTTCGCTCTCAAAGAAGCCGAAGTGTTGGCCCGCGAGCTGCTCGATACTCACGCCCCGATTCTCGAAGCGGCTAAGAAGGGATTGAGCGACGCACAGCAGGCACTCGACGAATTCAGCGGAGACGACCAGGGGGGGCAGTCACGCCTGGAACTTGCTCGCGACGAGGCTCGCCATCGTTTCGAGCAAGAAGATCGCACCTATCAGTTGCTGAAGGACATCGCCGAAAATCTGGAAATCGGTTATGACGTGGGCGAAACCCTGATTACCAAACTGCGTCAGACACACGATGTGAAAGACCGCGTGTATCGCCGTGCCGTGACCTTTTTCACCACCAACGAGCACGTGTTCACGATCCTTGGCACGGTTTATACCAGCCAGCAAGGTTTGCACGAAGTCACGCAGGCCACCGAAGCGATGAAAGAGGGCGTCAACAAAGGCCTGGAAGACGTCGCCGAATTGGGCCGTGAACTCGAACGTGCGGCGTTGCGAGCCGGATATGGTTCGACGATTAATCCAGAGTCGGTGCAGAAGTTGGTTGACGCCATCAGCGGATTCCAAATCGAATCCCTGGAGATGATCGCGGAACTGCGTAAGGAAAGCGATCAGAGCGCCAAGCAGATTCGCAGCGCGGTGGAAACGGGCAAAAAGAAGTACCAGCAGACGCTGGCCAAGTTCGCCCGCGGCGAGCAGCTGAATTAAACGCAGCCGCCGCCATCGGATCCTGACTTAATAGCATTGCCATGCGCCTCGCCCTCCCCCTGGGGGCTCTTCGTCAAATTTAGTGGCTAATGTCCCAGCTGTCTTGGATTTTCTATCATGGCAGCATGAATGAACTACATGCCCACTATCGTTTGCTGCTGGGACTTGATGACCAGTGGCAGGTCCAGAACGTTGACCTTCAGATGGAAGCCAATAGTGTCGTCATCCAATTACGTCACTCTGGCGGCAAGCTCTGCTGCCCCGAGTGCCAGGACGAATGCTCTCGTGCGGATACCGCGCCAACGCGTCAGTGGAGGCACTTGGACACGATGCAGTTCGAGACCATTATCGAAGCGGCAATTCCTCGTTCAAAATGCGATCGGTGCGGTGTGAAAACGATTGCCGTACCCTGGGCAGGGAAGCACTCTCGATTCACGCTGATGTTTGAAGCTTTTGCGATCAAAGTCCTTCAGGCGGCTAGCAGCGTTTCGGCGGCGACCAAGTTACTGAAGGTCTCTTGGAAGACCGCTCACGAGCTCATGCAACGCGGGGTTGAGCGAGGACTACAGCGTCGTGATACCGATCCGATTGAAACCCTGGGCATTGATGAAAAGAGCTTTGGCAAAGGCCAGGACTACGTGTCGCTGATGGTTGACCTGGAAGGATCGCGAGTGCTGGAAGTCGTCAAAGACCGCAGCGAGGCATCTTGTGACAAACTCTTTGACAGTCTCACCGATGAGCAAAAATCGGGCATTCGGGCAGTCGCCGTGGACTTCTGGCAAGCTTTTCGAAACAGCATTGTCAAACAAGTTCCCCAGGCGAAGATCGTTCACGACCATTTCCACATCAGCCAATACCTCGGCGAAGCGGTCGATCTGGTTCGACGCCGAGAGAACAAACTGCTCCGAAGCGAAGGCATTAATGACCTGACGGGTACGCGTCAACTTTGGCTCTACAACGAGGAGACTCTTGATGATGCCACGCAAAAGCAAATCGAAGACATTCGGCAAGTCGCGATCAAGACGGCACGTGCGTGGGGAATCAAGGAAATGTTTCGTGACTTCTGGACATACCGCAGCGGCGCTTGGGCGAAGAAGTTCTTTGACCGTTGGTACGCATGGGCCATTCGTAGCAAACTCGATCCGATCAAGAAGGTTGCGAGAATGCTCAAGAAACACCTCGCCGGCTTGCTGGCCTACTTCGAGTACTCCATCACCAATGCCAAAAGTGAGGCCTTCAACGGTCGAGTGCAGGCCATCAAGTCGGCGGCCCGCGGCTTTCGCAACTTCGAGAACTACCGCACCCGCATCTTGTTTTATTGTGGGGCCCTAAAGATGGAGCCCGATTTCAGCCACTAAAACCGACGAAGAGCCCCCCCTGGGAGGGTCGAGCGTCAGCGAGGGGAGGGTTTTCTGGCAGCGGAAAACGGCTCTAACAACCTGCAAGTCCAACGAACCCTCCCCGCTCGTTCCTCGCCAGCTTCCTGGGGGATGTGGCGGAATCGCAACCCAGGGCGGCGTCAACGCTCGTTCCCCTCGCGTTGCCTTGCCCTGGGCTTTGATTGTTGCGGGACCTTCGGCCCGGAGGATTCCCTGTTGTTGAACCGCGTTGCGGTTGAGAGTGGCCCCCGAACTCTCCCCATTTATTGATCGCACTTCCCAGGGCGAGGGGGGGAATGCGTCTCGATCCGCCTACCGTGCGGCTCGTGATTCCGCCAGCATCTTTTGCAGGTGTTGTTGGATCTGTAACCGCAACGGTGGCGCGGCCCAAGACATCGCCCGGCGATAATTGGCTCGGGCCGTTTTTATATCGCCCTCCTGTTCGGCTCGCATCCCGCGCTGCAAACACTGCCGAAGTTTTTCCGTCTGTCGCTGAGCGTTGGCTTCGACGCTGGCCGCCCACTGTTGCCGCTGCTGCAGTTGGGCAGCGGCGATCGCCGGCGACTGCCCTACCACGGGCCGGACCCCGGTCACGAAGGGGCTGACCTGCCCCGAGAAGAAGTGCCCTGGCATCCCAGGAGTTACGGTCAATGACGGCGCCACGCCCACCATTGACCGGTCGCTGCTTTGCCCAAACGGTACTGTGGCTAGATTGCCCGAACGGAAGGACCAATTGGGGCCCGAGGCCGACCAGCGGAAACCGGTCTGTTCGCTAAAGCCGGAATTCAGACGCTGTAGCGGTGCGGTCACAGTAACCTGTTGCTGCGCTGCCGCAGGGCTCGCGGTCAGCACGACAAAAACGCCGCACAGACTCATGCCCGCCATGAAGCGACCATCCATATTCCATCCTCCCCAGAGGCCTGCTAGTGCTGTGTTTAGATTTAATCTTAGGGGCCGACGTAGCCGAAGTCGCCAGACATTGGACGTTTCTGCCGCCTCAGTCCAAGCTCTGGCGAGATCGGCTACCCCAATTTTAAACTTGAACAATGCACTACGGTTGTTGTTAACCCGTGTTGTCTCGAAACCGGGCCGCTCGGGGATCCAATTCTCGTCCCGTGGGAACCGTCAGCGGCGCGTACAAATCCGGTCGGCGGCCTCGCATCCAGCGTCGACCCGTGCAGTTTTTTAGCAGCTCGAGATCTATTTCAGCGTACACGATTTCGTCGTCCACGGTTTCGGATTCCGCCAGAATTCGGCCGTAACAGTCGATGATCATGGCGTTGCCGGTGCGAACCTCGTCGTCATCGACGCCCACGCCATTGCTGAACACGACGAACATGCCGTTGTCGTGAGCCCTGGCCGGCAGCCAGCGGAGCAACCATTCGCGACCTTTGGGCCCCCGGCATTCGGCCAGGATGGTGGCCGGATCCTGCTGTCGGTTTCGCCACAACTGAGGGTCGATCGTGCCCATCGCACAGGGGCTTTTCGAGTCGCAGCCGCCCGTCTGGTGCGGTGCGAGCAAGATATCCGCGCCCTGCATGGCGGTGATGCGGGCGTTTTCGATGATGTTGTTGTCGTAACAGATCAACACGCCCAGTTTGCAACCCAGCTGGGTATCGATGACGGTATACGTATCACCGCTGCTGATCGCCGGGTGGATAAAGCAATGCAGTTTGCGGTGCGCGTCGACGCGTCCGTCGGGCTGGGCAACCACGTAGGTATTGAACAACCGGCCGTCGCCGGCCACTTCGATCAGCCCCGCCGCCACGATGCATCCGTGCGCGGCCGCCAGCTGCTGCAGGCGACGTGTCGCAGGCCCCTCGGGCACGGGTTCGGCCAGCTCTCGGAGCTGTGATTCGTTCAACTTGCGCACGTGCCAGTAACCCGAAATACACATTTCGGGAAACGCCACCACCGCGGCGCCGTGTTCTGCCGCGGTTTGACAATGGCGTGCGATTTGATCCAGGTTCCAGTCCTTTTCACCACCGCGGTGGTGAAACTGCACCGATGCAACGTTTAGAGTCACTTGAGGGGCCCGGCCATGGGAGGCGTTTCAAAGAACTTGCCATCGTCGATCAGTCGCGGATCATTAGTGCTGCGCAATTCATTCATCAATTTTTCACGCAACTCTTTCAGCGTCTGTTGGTAGGCCGGATCCGTCGCCACGTTGTTCATCTGGTGCGGATCTTTGTTCAGGTCGTACAGTTCTTCACGCGGTCGTCGACCATAAGCATGTTCAAAGAACGGCTGCACGTCGGGTTCGTCGCGATGTGTTACCAACCAAGCTTTGGTGGGCCCGGCGTCTTCATCGGGCAGTGTGGCGAAGGTGTTGTTTTCCAGTACGGTAAGGGGAGGCGTATTCTCGGACTGCAACTGGTAGTGATCGCCTAAGGGAAACCGATCCGGTTTGAAGTTAATGATCATTAGATAGTCTTTGGTGCGAATCGCACGCTGGGGATAAGGCAGGTAGCCCTCACGGGCGCGCGCCACGTGTCGTTCGCGACCGATGTAGACTTGCGTCCGCGTGGCATCAACCAAACCATCCTTCGACGACTTAAGCGTCGGCCACAGCGAATCGGCGGACATGGCTTCGGGTACCGGAACGTCTCCGGCTTGCAGGAAGGTGGGCGCCAGGTCAGGCAGCGACACAAAGTCATCGACCACTCGATTGCCAACCACGCCTGGGCCGGAAATGGACAATGCGACGCGGGTCCCGAAGTCGTACAAGTTGCATTTGCCGTGCGGAAACCCAGCCGGACCGTGGTCGCCGGAAACCACAATGATGGTGTTGTCGAATTCACCGGCTTGTTTTAGTTCTTCGACCAACACGCCCAGGGCCATGTCAAATCCCTGAACTTCACCGAGGTAGTCCGCAAAGTCTTGGCGGACTTCCGGAACGTCGGGCAGGAACGGTGGCAGTTTGCCCTGCAGCTGATCGGGATCGATCCCCCACAACGCTTTGCCGGAACCTTTGATCCACTTGCGATGCACGTTGGTGGGACCAAACCAGTATGCAAAGGGGCGGCCCTGTTGTTTGGCCAACATAGCGCGGAAGTTGCCGCGGACTTGATCCATCATCTTGTCTTTGGCATCGTCCAGATCTTGGCCTTGGTTGACCATCTTGGTAACGGTTTGTGAGAACCCATTAAAGCTGCTGCCGGCCGAGGCATACGCGTTGGCTCGCTGGCCATAGGGCGCGTTGGCAGGCCGGCCCGGCGACCAAACTTTCCAGGTAAAGCCGATGTGGTAGCCGTGTTGCTTTAGCAGCAGAGGCCAAGCCGGCAGGGAATCATCCCACACCGCGCCTTGCAGGATCGCTGCCGTATTGGTTTGCCAAAAGTGGCGGCCCGACAACAACGAACTGCGGCAGGGCGTGCAGGAAGGAGCGTTGACGAAGGCGTTGTTGAACAGAACGCCGGAACGAGCCAGGGCATCGAAATGAGGCGTCTGCACGACATCGTTTTCGGTCCCCGGGCCATCGCTGGCGACATAAGCGCTGGCGTGACGTCCCCAGTCGTCGGCAAAGGCAAACAAAATATTGGGACGTTCGCCGGCGATCAGCGATTTCGACGCCCCTGAAAAGACCGTCGCCACCGCGATTGCGGCGACCAGTTTAAGCAACATACGCATGCAGAAAGACTCCTCGAAGGTTGGATTGCAGGAACGAATCCTAACCGCTCGGCGTCCTCTTCACAACGTTTTTCGCCATCAGCCGCGTCGCACTCGCGGGCGGTTCTCCCATGCCAGCGTTTTGCGAAGGGAACCGTCGGCCAGTGCTTGCCAGCCCCCACAATCAAGCGGGCAGATCCGAACTCAAATCAAACCGCTTCCAGGTTCGCGCGGCGATCCACAATGCGCCGGCTGCCGCCGACCATACCAACACTAAAATGCCCATCGCCAACACCGGCATCCGTAGCGGATGCTCGAACGTCCGAGCACATAATAATGCCCATGCCAGCAGCACCACGGTTGCCAATGCCCACAAACAACCTTTGCCGATGAAGGCCAATTTGGCGCGGACAAACATTTCGATGCCTTCCTGCTTCAAACGATGAGGAAAGGCCAGGAACAGCGCGTTTTCAAGCGCAAAAGCGAATACCGCGGTTCCTGCCAACGTGCCCAGCCAAAAAGCGGCTTGCATGATCGAAACGGGGCGGAACACCAAGGCGATCGCCACCACGGTGCACTGAAACACAATCGTGATCAAAACCGGCACCGCAATCTGGCCGATCATCATCAGCAGCGGCCGCATCGGCATTGCCGCCAAGGGCAACATGATTTCGATATCACGGCGGAAATCCATCTTCAGTGCCGGCGGGGCCAACAACAAGGTGTAGAAGGCCAGCCCCCCGATCACATCTAATACCGTTCCCGTGCCCATGCCTCCCAACATCAGAGGCAACAGCGAAAGCAGGCCGGGGATTGCCAAGCTGACGAATACCATCAAGCGGTAGCGTCGCAGCGTCACCAGTTGCCGCGCCATCAGCGGCCCGATGCCTCCCCAAAACGGTAAGGCTCGTAAACGTTCACCATGGGCGCGGCGAGCCGGTTGCAACGTCGGTTCCGCACCGCCTTGTTGCAAGGGGCGCTGCCCGGCGCGGTACTGTCGCAGTCGTCGTTGTTCGTGCCGCAGTCGTTGGGTTTGAGAAAAACGATCGGCCCATAGCGTGGCCGCGATCAGCATCCCCACCAATGCGGGGATCGCCGCTGCGGACGCCAGGCAAGTCTCATCGATCCGCTCGCAGACCGCCAGCGTGGCGAAGGGTTGAAAGACAAATCCCACTCGCTGGATCGACACGTCGGCCGCTGTTTCCCCCAACGCCGCGAAGACACTCATCACAAACCGCACCGGGGCTGTGTGGTCCCAAGGTCCCTGCCAGGCCATCAGCACGCGGACCAGTACTTGGGCGACAATCGCTACGGCCATCGTCGTGCCCGCGATGCGCATCCACGCTCGCCACCGCCCTGACAGGCCTGAGGCCAAGGTGAATAGGAACAATCGCACCAATTCCAACGTCAAGAGCGCACTGATGATGGCGATCGCGGCCAGAGCAGGGTGAGGCGTATCGCAAGCCAACAACAGACACAGCATCGAGGCTTTGATGAACGTCGGCACCAACACGACCAGCATCTTGTTGACCACCAACATCCAGCGTGGCAGCGGCGAACAAGCCAGCCACTGACGCTGCGCGGCGGTCATGCCCAAATCGATTTCGGCCGTTTGCCAGGAGGCCCGTACGATATGAAAGATGGCGTATAAGGTTAAACCGCCCGATAGCCAGCGGTGTAGATGATCCAAATCGGCCGGCGGTCGGAGCCAGGCGGCGGCCAACAAATAGGGCAACCACAGCAGAGCCGGGATCAGCACCAACACAGTGGGGATCAACCGCCGGGGCGAACGCAGACGCTGTGCGGTACGCTGCAGACGCGCTACATATTGCTGGTAGATGAACCGTAGTAGTACGAATAGCCCAGGATTCATACGCTACCGCCGGCGAACGATTCGACGTGTTGGTCCGCGAAAAAAGCCTGTTCCCAGCTGGCTGCGGAATCCGTCTCGCCGCGGAGCTGATCGGTGGGACCAAAAAACTGTTTTCGACCGTGCTGCATTACCAATAAATGGGTGCACACATTTTCGATCATTGCCAACAGGTGACTGCTGATGATCACCGTCGCACCGGCGGCGGCGCGTTGGCGAATCGATTCCAACAGGGTGCGAATGCCCGGCGGGTCCAAACCCGTTAGCGGTTCATCCAACAGGATCACCGAGGGCTCGTAGAGGTAGGCGCAGACCACGGCCAGCTTTTGACGCATGCCCCGCGACAAGGCTCGCGCTGCAACAGCTTGTTTGTCTTCCAGCTCAAATTCACGCAGCAGTTCTTGACCGCGTGGCCAGTAATCGGGGACCTGATAGATTCCGCCGATCAGGTCCAGATGTTGGCCGACCGACAGATCATTGAACAGCGGCGGATCATCCGGCACGTATGCCAATTGGCGGCGAACTTGCAGCGGATCCTGGTGGAGGTCACAGCCGGCGACCTGCAAGCGTCCCTCGGTGGCGTCGATCAGCCCGGCCAGAGCTCGCATGGTGGTTGTCTTGCCGGCTCCGTTTTTTCCCACCAATCCACAAATCTGTCCGCTCTGCAACGAGAACGACAGACGATCCACGGCCAGGGTATCGCCGTAAATCTTCTGCAACTGGTCGACAACGATCATCAGGATCCTTTGGTGATAGGCGCAGGCTTACCACCAAATATAGATCACAAACTAGAAGGCGAACCACAAATAGATGGCGACCACAATGGTTGCCAATAGACCTCCGGCAGGAATCGCTAACGGCCAGGGCGTCATATCCACAGGACTGTTAAAATCGGCCTCTGCGGTGGCTGCCGCGTGCCTCTCCTGCGAACCGTCCACAGCTGTCGGGGTGGCGTAGGGATCATCACCGGCGGGCTTCGTCGGTTCGCCGACGGCTGGGCGGTCGGCCGACGGAGCCGGCTCGGCGGTCGCGTCGGCTTGCGGTGATTCGCCCGCCACCGCGCCGGCGATCCACATTCCCGCCAGCAAGCTGACGAACACGATTCCCAGAAAGTGGAATTCATGAATGGCGTCCACCCATCCGCTGAACGCTGGCACAAAGTATCCCAAAGCGATCACCGAGACCCCCACGATCAAGGCCGTGTTGGCCGCCCAGGCGGGCACGCGTTTGTTCAGCATGCCGATCAGCACGACCGAGAAAATAGGGATGAAGTACAGCCCATTCATCTTTTGTAGGTAGCCGAAAATACTATCTTGCCCAGCCAACAGCGGTGCCACGGTCATGGCCGCCACCGCGATCACGGTGCCAAAGATCCGGCCCACACGAACGGTCTCGCGGTCGCTGGCATCGGGCCGCAATAGTGCTCGATAAAAGCCCAAACTAAACAGCGTGGCCGTAGCATTGAGGGCAGAGTTGAAGGAGCTGAGGATCGCGCCCACCAAGGCCGCCGCGAAAAAGCCCGTCAGATAGGAAGGCAACACGGCTTTGACCAATGTGCCATAGGCCAGGTCCCCGTCTTCTTGGGGATCTAAGATCGGGTTCTCACCGGTGCCAAATTGGTGAAATGCAATAATCCCTGGCAATACTAAAATGATCGGTGCCAAAATTTTAAAAGTGGCCGCCAACAGCACCCCTTTTTGTCCTTCCGCCAGCGTGCTGGCGGCAAAGGTGCGTTGAATGATCTGCTGGTTCGTGGTCCAGTAAAACAGGTTCAGCAACAGCACCCCGGAAAACAACGTGGGCCAAGGCACCGAGCTGTCCGCGGTCCCCAACGATCGGAATTTTTCCGGGTGGGAGTCACGCAGCAATTCCAGGCCGGATACCGCACTGCCGTCCCCCACCCACCGCAAGCCTAGATAGGCAATCAGGATCCCACCTACCAACAGTCCAAAGCCGTTCAGCGTGTCCGACACGGCCACGGTCCGCAGACCGCCAAAAATAGCATAGATCGATCCGATGATTCCAATCATCCAAACGGTAAACCACAAGGTGCCGGTTTCCGATTGAATTCCGGTCAATTCGGAAACGCTCAGAATTTCTTTTAACCCCATCGCTCCGGTGTACAAAATGATCGGTAGCAGAATCATCATGTACGCCAGAATGAAAATCACATTGGTTATCAGTTGCGTGATGGCGTCAAACCGTCCTGCCAGAAATTCCGGAATCGTGGTGATGCCTCGCTGCAGATAACGGGGCAAAAAGAAAATCGCCATCAACACCAGCGACAGACCGGCCACCACTTCCCAAGCCATCACACATAGCCCGTCGGAAAACGCGGCTCCGTTAAGCCCCACCAGCTGTTCGGTGGACAGGTTGGTCAACAGCAACGAACCGGCGATCACGCCCGCCCCCAGGCTGCGGCCCGCCAAAAAATAACCATCTGCCGTCGCGGTCTCTTTGTGACGTGTCAGAATCCAGGTCAGCAGGCCCACCAGTCCGGTAAAGAACACAAAGGACAAAATGGTAAGCATCGGTGCGACGTCCAAACGATCAGGAAGGGGGGAAGCGGGGCGTAGGGCGAGAGAATAGCCGATAAGGGCCGTTTTGTGGAGTGTGATAGCGCTCCCAGTAGCACGAGTGCCCATAGCGGCCCCTCCCTTTGGACTGGGCAGGAACCCCTTGTAGGAATTTTTGATCCTAGCTACAACAAACACCCCATCCGGAGTTAAACTACCACTAGCAACTCGGATAGGTTGCGATTTGCCGCAACTTGATCATCGGAGAAAGACACCGTGGGGAATAGTGGCGCCGGATACGATGACGAAGAAGATGATGAATTCTTCGAGCGTCGATTCGAGTCGTTCCCGATCGGCGACGAAGAAGGGGACTCGACGGCCGTTTACGACCGCGGGGACATGGACACCGATGAGGGCTTTCCCAAATCCAAGCAGACGCCCGAGGTAGGGCCTTGGCGGAGCGGTGCGCGGATTCGCGGCTATCGCATCCAGAGATTGCTAGGACAAGGAGCCACCGGGGCGGTTTATAGCGCCGTCGATGCTGCGTCCAACAGCCAGGTGGCGTTGAAAGTTCTGCTGCGTCCCGAGGCCAACACGATCAACCGGTTGAAGCGCGGATTTCGAGCGCTTGCCGAAGTGTTTCATCCTAATCTGGTGATGCTGTACGGCCTACATCAGTACGAGGACCAGTGCTTTATCAGCATGGAACAGGTCGACGGGCTGCCGCTGTTGAAGGCCATCGCCAGCGAAGACATCCATGATGCCAAAGCGTTCTACAATCGCCTAAATGCGATCCTCCGCGAGGCGGGCCGGGCGCTGCATGCGTTGCACTCCAACCAGCTGGTTCATCGCGATATCAAACCTAATAACATTTTGATCGATCGCACGGGCCGGCTGCGGTTAATCGATTATGGCATGGTGGGGTCCTTCGATCCGGTCTGGGATCCGGACGGGCATCGGGCGTATGTGGCCGGTAACCAGAAGTACATGGCACCGGAGGTGTTGAGCAAACAGAACTATCCCCCTGGCAGCGATATTTTCAGTCTCGGGCGGGTGATCGCCAAAGTGGCTCGTTCCTGCCACCCCTATGGCAAGTCCATTCGTTTGGATTCGGAAAAGCTGTTGCCAATCGACATGCCTAAGAGTCTGAAAAACCTGATTCGCAGGATGCTGTCCGTCGAGGTCAAGGAGCGGCCGACGGCCTGGGAAGTGGCATCGGCCGCTGGCGGCGCATCC from Roseimaritima ulvae includes these protein-coding regions:
- a CDS encoding PH domain-containing protein; amino-acid sequence: MQVLTAHCPYCHHEVDTTIEHLDGPVVCPSCEKPFEMQMPTATVNSVREVKRAPDEKQLAGAPDERVLAKVHPVVFRARPLASLALAVALTAAVAGLLLPWVGYDIGGAALIGQATLLTIVCLAALVVVAGVVAYWWTDTRFTTLTVTDDRTIYQRGLISRETSEVQHDDVRNIQLDQSFLQRLLNVGGIGISSSGQDDLEVVAKRLPNPSRIIDLVRRNQE
- a CDS encoding cell surface protein, producing MTDQAQQSAPAPTSAESQQDTGTMRKYLDRAMVVLDKFGISSEEEASSELISLLEGVKHVDEPKVLAIAEVIKHMSTFNRLVRENVENIQVGNRYMEITQLFDSVREDSKMLIAQLDDGKISGTEKFQNWWMKIRRGTPADRFEKIKDVYVDVSKDTKAALASEDAIMEGYIDFRFALKEAEVLARELLDTHAPILEAAKKGLSDAQQALDEFSGDDQGGQSRLELARDEARHRFEQEDRTYQLLKDIAENLEIGYDVGETLITKLRQTHDVKDRVYRRAVTFFTTNEHVFTILGTVYTSQQGLHEVTQATEAMKEGVNKGLEDVAELGRELERAALRAGYGSTINPESVQKLVDAISGFQIESLEMIAELRKESDQSAKQIRSAVETGKKKYQQTLAKFARGEQLN
- a CDS encoding ISL3 family transposase; protein product: MSQLSWIFYHGSMNELHAHYRLLLGLDDQWQVQNVDLQMEANSVVIQLRHSGGKLCCPECQDECSRADTAPTRQWRHLDTMQFETIIEAAIPRSKCDRCGVKTIAVPWAGKHSRFTLMFEAFAIKVLQAASSVSAATKLLKVSWKTAHELMQRGVERGLQRRDTDPIETLGIDEKSFGKGQDYVSLMVDLEGSRVLEVVKDRSEASCDKLFDSLTDEQKSGIRAVAVDFWQAFRNSIVKQVPQAKIVHDHFHISQYLGEAVDLVRRRENKLLRSEGINDLTGTRQLWLYNEETLDDATQKQIEDIRQVAIKTARAWGIKEMFRDFWTYRSGAWAKKFFDRWYAWAIRSKLDPIKKVARMLKKHLAGLLAYFEYSITNAKSEAFNGRVQAIKSAARGFRNFENYRTRILFYCGALKMEPDFSH
- a CDS encoding nitrilase family protein, translating into MTLNVASVQFHHRGGEKDWNLDQIARHCQTAAEHGAAVVAFPEMCISGYWHVRKLNESQLRELAEPVPEGPATRRLQQLAAAHGCIVAAGLIEVAGDGRLFNTYVVAQPDGRVDAHRKLHCFIHPAISSGDTYTVIDTQLGCKLGVLICYDNNIIENARITAMQGADILLAPHQTGGCDSKSPCAMGTIDPQLWRNRQQDPATILAECRGPKGREWLLRWLPARAHDNGMFVVFSNGVGVDDDEVRTGNAMIIDCYGRILAESETVDDEIVYAEIDLELLKNCTGRRWMRGRRPDLYAPLTVPTGRELDPRAARFRDNTG
- a CDS encoding sulfatase family protein, with product MRMLLKLVAAIAVATVFSGASKSLIAGERPNILFAFADDWGRHASAYVASDGPGTENDVVQTPHFDALARSGVLFNNAFVNAPSCTPCRSSLLSGRHFWQTNTAAILQGAVWDDSLPAWPLLLKQHGYHIGFTWKVWSPGRPANAPYGQRANAYASAGSSFNGFSQTVTKMVNQGQDLDDAKDKMMDQVRGNFRAMLAKQQGRPFAYWFGPTNVHRKWIKGSGKALWGIDPDQLQGKLPPFLPDVPEVRQDFADYLGEVQGFDMALGVLVEELKQAGEFDNTIIVVSGDHGPAGFPHGKCNLYDFGTRVALSISGPGVVGNRVVDDFVSLPDLAPTFLQAGDVPVPEAMSADSLWPTLKSSKDGLVDATRTQVYIGRERHVARAREGYLPYPQRAIRTKDYLMIINFKPDRFPLGDHYQLQSENTPPLTVLENNTFATLPDEDAGPTKAWLVTHRDEPDVQPFFEHAYGRRPREELYDLNKDPHQMNNVATDPAYQQTLKELREKLMNELRSTNDPRLIDDGKFFETPPMAGPLK
- a CDS encoding ABC transporter ATP-binding protein translates to MIVVDQLQKIYGDTLAVDRLSFSLQSGQICGLVGKNGAGKTTTMRALAGLIDATEGRLQVAGCDLHQDPLQVRRQLAYVPDDPPLFNDLSVGQHLDLIGGIYQVPDYWPRGQELLREFELEDKQAVAARALSRGMRQKLAVVCAYLYEPSVILLDEPLTGLDPPGIRTLLESIRQRAAAGATVIISSHLLAMIENVCTHLLVMQHGRKQFFGPTDQLRGETDSAASWEQAFFADQHVESFAGGSV